The window tttttttttttcccctttcccaaacacataaaacatatatattgaaaatagttttttgcattttttatttgaCCCATACATCACAATTGCACCATCTTCTTGGAAGACAACAGCATTTCTTTCCCTAATGATCATTGTTTTATTTTGGCCAAAAAGGGCGTTGGTCCGAAAGCAAAGCAGTACAGCACAAAAAGACCACAAGAAATCGTTACAAACAATAACGACAGAGGAAGATTCACAATCATTTCATGAGCCAGCTGTCTGTGTGTGCAGGTCCCACATCTTAAACTCAGACCGCAGAGTAATAATGGCATACACTTTAAGTACGACAAACAGCAGCAGACATAACCAATGCCAGATGAAATTAATTCGACGTGGGACCAATCACACCAAGATTACAAGACTGTGCCAAGTATACAGTATAAATTAAGTACCAATATGATCAACATAACATGCTAGAGGTTAACCTGCTGGAAAAATGTCAATGCTACAACCTCCAGTGAGCTCAGATTTTGACGGCAATAGACACTTGATGGAACAGCATGTACACGTGAACTATGCCGCATGAAGTGATTCGGATACTAGATGATGAATTTCATGTTTGCAGCTGAAATACTGAGCTAATTGAGAGCTCAGGGAAGGTTTGCATTGCTGATCACagaaacattaacatttaatgcATTACCAGAATGAAATGAGATGAAATTCTGTGGTATAACAGGAATGTGTTAGAGAGTATACTGCCTACTTATTGTGGTCAAGCAGTTAAGCAGACCTCGCTCACtattctgctattaaatttaagGATGAATCTCAGAAAACATGTCATGAATGTGTCCGGGTCATATTTCTAAATAATTCTAAAAccaaaagacagaaaaaaactaCTATATTTAGCAAAGTTATGCCTTTTTTGCTACATTTTCGTGATAATTTAAGACAATTATCATAATAGCAACGGAAAAGAATTTTAAAACAATGTTGTTTAAACAAAGGTTATGCGTTTAACTGTTAAGATTCATTCTTATAATAGATTTTCAGATTTTGGAATAAGGTTTGTACCCAGAGGAAATTCAATTGTATGGAAAACACATTCGTACAGACATTTATTGGCACAGTTTAACACAATGGAAATTTTTTTAAACCCTGAATTTGGGAATGTTAAATGGAAATCTGTCTCGGAGAGCATACCTGTGGCTTCAACACAGTTGAATACAAAGCAGTGTGCTTAATAGAGAGTCCAACGCAGCTGGTTCACATCATGCTGGAAATTAGGGCCTGTGTTTTTAAGGTACCAACACATAAATTTCAGCCCATGGAGAGTTAACCATTTCTAAACGATTCATCAGTGCTAAAAGGCGAATTGGCAATCAGATTCAACTACTGGACACAAAATGATTCTCATATTTCTTGGACTGTGGATTAGCTCAATCTGGAATAAAGGGTTGCTGCCCAGATTAGGTGACCTACTTACTACACATCCAAGCGCTCTGATCCAAACAAGATTAAGACAAATTAGTGGCGTTTAAGCGTCGGAATCAAAGAGGACACAAGAGAGGAGATAAACAAGATCATCTAAACAAAAGCACAAAGGAATGAACGAGTGACCGGGGCTCAGTTTGAGGGTAAATTTGGTGGTACAGAGTGAGCGTGTGCTTTTCTGTTGATTGTTTTTGGCATGTGGCATGGCATTGAGACATCGAAGGCAGGCGCCGCCAGCGGAGCAGAGGGGGACAGGCAGGCCTCCCTTTGGGAATGTGGACATGGACCAGGGGAGGGAAGAGGATGATGGTTGCTACCAGGTTTGGCTCTCATTCGATCTTCAGAAACTGGTCCACTGTGTCTGCCTCCACCGCCTCAGAAAACATCTCGTAGTTCTGAAAGGAAGAGAAACAAACACAGTGTGACTTTTTAGTATGCAGCATCTCAGTACACccttcacatttcagcaaccattttagtattccttctcaagggacaatcgtatggaaatgaaactcggatatattttagagtagtcaatgtgcagcttgtatagcagtatagatttactgtcctctgaaaataactcttaaaaccttaaaaccatttttagctggtgaaaatactagtgttccaatcattttggccaccactggaAATATAAAGATATTTGCATAAAAGAAACCaattatatttaaaagaaaaattaatcaaGAACATTAGTAACCAAACATCTGTTGGTAGCCATTGACCTCcatagtatatttttttttttcatactacaGAAGTgaatgggaaccaaaactgttCCCAACATTCagcattcaaaatatcttcttccacagaaaagtaagtcatacaggtttgaaacaacatgagggtatgatgacagaatttccatttttttgGTGAAATTTCCCTTTAACAAAAATGCTCATGACGTGTCCAACGTGTacgacttactttcttctgtggaacaaaaaagaagatattCAGAAGCATGTTGggaaccaaacagttttggttcctGAAAATGTAAGTAAATAGGAACCAATTTTTGGGGGGATATCAACAGGCTTCGAAATATCTTGTTTTGtgtttaaagaaagaaagtcatacaggtttgaaacaaaatgagggtgaataagggtggactatccctttaagtaaactAAAAAAGACAACTGTAAGATTTTACCAATTTGTTCATTGTTCTTAAGAGAATTTGATGCTTCACAATTGCTGTGAAGTTTAATTTGCGCTTGTCTTCACTTGAAGCCAAGAATTTTAGTAATAAAGACATCATTTTGGTCTGCTAGTCCCACAAACCATCATTTGGTTTTGAAAGTCTAGCACGGTCTAAATTTATGTCTAATGGATTGTGATGACATGAAATTTTATGGCGCTTGACAGTTCTCATGTACTTTTAAATAATGTGGAACGAAATTGAAAATTATATTGTTCAAAAATGCAGCTCAACAGAAGAAAATATGTCTAATGGattgtaatgacatgagggtgaattttCATCTTATTAAAGTAATTATTGCTTTAAAGCGACAggttacccaaaaataaaaaattctgtcattaatttctcaccctcatgtcctcattccaaactcgtaagacctttgttcaccttCGCAACCCAAACTGTTATTTTAGattaaattcaagagctttctgactctacatacagtgccttgtgaaattattcatatcccttaatttttttcacattttgttatgttgcagcattatattaaactactttaaattactttttttcccacatcaatctacactccctactccataatggcaaagcaaaaaataggtttttaacaattgtgcaaatttattagaaataaaaaaactgaaaagatcccgttgcataagtattcatacccttttctgggacactcgaaatttagctcaggagcgttcatattgcttctagatgttactacacttggagtggagtttaactgtggcaaattcatttgaatgagtatgatttagaaagacacacacctctcagaaaaggtctaaggtcttgcgttaaggcaatgatctagggaagagttcagaaaaaaaaaaatctgctgcattgaaggttcacagaagcattctccataatggaagacgattgcaacaactaggactctagaaaatgtctgccagcccccatccaagctgacagatcttgagaggtgaaaaggtgaggcaaagaatggcagataattgacaaatgcagatgtgcaaagcttgtcacatcatacccagaaagacttgaggctgtaaaggtgcttcaactatatactgagttaagggtatgaatacttatgtaacatacttatttcagtgttttatttttaatacatttgtaaaatttgcaaagctggtttttgctttgtcattattacggtgtatggagtgtaaattgatgtggggaaaaacgaatttaaagcagtttaacataatgctgcaacaaaacgaaatgtgaaaaaaaatgaagggggtatgaatacttttgcaaggcactgtagatgcAAATGAAATGTTTCCAGATCCAGAAACATAGCAAGGACATCATTAAAGtagtccatgggacatcagtggtACAACaattattttatgaagctatgataatactttttgtgcgcaaggaAAATCAACGACTGCAGCATGCATTGTGAACACGTGTCCAAGACAGACAGAGAAAAGAAGATTAAAGTTGTTATTTGTGAAcaatagcttcataacattatggttaaaccactgatgtcgcatggaaatacctttctgggccttaaatgtgtcaggctctcagatttcataaaaaaatatcttaatttgtgctctgaagatgaacaaaggtcttatgggtttggaaagacatgaggatgagtaattaatgacagaattttcctttttggctgAACTCTCTCTTTAAAGGTTTAAGTTCAATCCAAAAACACCCTTCTGCCAGTTCTCCTTACCCCACAGTACTGGTCTTCATTGAATATCTGAGGTGGGATGGCCGTGGGGTTGCCAGATTTGCTCCTCATCTCATCCCGAAAAGCACCGCCCACAGAGATGTCAATCAACTCATACTTGATGCTCTTACTATCCAAAATACGCATCACCTCTGCCTGCTGAGATTTGACCTGGGAAAAACAAGGCAGTAAGTAACTGTACTTTCCTATTTCTGGCATTGCACTTTTGTTAAATAACTGAACTGACCTGCTGTCTCATTTGCATTTGTCAAGTCACCACTAACATTATTCAAATTTAGCTCAAGATTCAAAGACCGCTCCAAGAGAGCAAACTATAAATGAAGCATTTCCTCAATGAAATACTTAACAAGCCAATACTAATAAAAACTTGAATGAATCTTTACGCTACTTCCTGACAAGTCACATGATCATATGAGAACATTATGGAGGAAGTTTATTCATCTATAGCCATGCAGAAATAATATGCTAAACATTATGCTTTTTTTACCAACCAAATCAAACCATGAAAAGGTGTAGAAAAGTCTACTTTGCTTTTAGCAgcctttttttaaccacaaaatgcTGAGTTGATGATTAATAATGAAACACTATGTGGCAAAGCTATATTCAGGAAGTTGGGTCATATCTGCAAAAGCCACACCTTGAGCAGGACACCagttaaaaattaaacaataaccTACATTAAAATGGTAAAAGATGATTAGATAATGAATTTCAATGCAAATCTCACACATTAAACCCTTATGTCACCCTTATTTAAAACTTTGTATGCATGTCTTACATTATTTCATTTGCTTTGTGTGCACATTAAATACTGATTGCAAGCACTATATTTGCTATTACTATGTTAGTTGTAACATGCAAGTATATTGTGATCTTAACATGGTGGCACCCATTAGGGGGCGACCCCACTCCATTCACaataattcattttaataacatttcTCAAAAGTGTGTTCGTTTCATATcgactaaaactttaacaaacaAGTACACTTTTAATATTTTCTGCTTCTCACATAATTTGTAGCCgcgcttttagaaaataacaaaatCTGTCGTAAATCAAAACGCATTTTTGCTTTATTCATAACAGATGTGCATAAAGCTGCAATGCAACTG of the Garra rufa chromosome 17, GarRuf1.0, whole genome shotgun sequence genome contains:
- the LOC141289768 gene encoding SH3 domain-binding glutamic acid-rich-like protein 3, giving the protein MGIKLYYTTVTASREVKSQQAEVMRILDSKSIKYELIDISVGGAFRDEMRSKSGNPTAIPPQIFNEDQYCGNYEMFSEAVEADTVDQFLKIE